TGCCAAAATATATTTCTGTATTCCTGCTATTTTTATTTTATTTAATTTATTAACATATTCTAAAATGAGCAAATATTATAATAAAGAAGAGTGTAATATAAAGGAAAAGAAAATTAAAACTTTTAATTATGACTCAAAAAAACATAAAACTAATAAATTAATAATTAAAAAACAAGATACTGTAGTGTTTGATGCAGTTCAATTAGATAAAAATACACTAATTGATGAAAAAATAGTTTCTAATAATCAAAATGATTCTAATCCATTAAAAACTAAAATAGAAATGGCTAAGGAACTTTTAGAAAAAAATGCACAAAAGCAGTTTATAATGGAACTTACAGGTTTAACATCTGAAGAGCTATATGATGTAGAAGAAGAATTAAAAAAGAGTTAATTTAACTTAAGTAAAGCGCTGATTTATTATCAGTGCTTTTTTATGATTAAAAGTTAATAAATATCAAAATATATTTACAAAGGTAATTTTTGTGATATAATATTAGTACCAGGTAATAATACGAGGGGGTAATTTGAAAGTATGAAAATTAATGAAATTAAAGAATTATTAAATGTTATAGATAAAACTAATTTAGAATTTGTGAAAATAGAGAGCAGTGACTTAAAACTAGAAGTGTCTAAATCTAGTAATAGAATTGTTAATAATGATTTAAGAGATAGTAAGCATGATTTAAGCGAAAATGCAAACTGTGAAGAAGTTGTTAGTGACATATGCGAAGAAGCTATTGAAGAAACAATCGAAGATAATATAAATATACATGTTGTATCTGCACCATTAATGGGAACATTTTACTCATCTCCAAATCCTGATGAAGGAAACTTTGTTAAAGTAGGAGATATCATTAAAGCAGGTGATACATTATGTATTTTAGAAGCAATGAAGCTTATGAATGAAATAAATAGTAATGTTAGTGGTGAAGTCATTGAAATATTAGTAGAAAATGAAGAACTAGTAGAATATGGTCAGCCTATGTTTAAAATTAAAGCACTATAGGTAGGAGGTATTAGAAAATGATAAAAAAGATACTAGTGGCTAATAGAGGCGATATAGCAGTTAGAATAATAAGAACTTGCAAAGAGCTAAACATTAAAACGGTAGCCATATACTCTGATGTAGATAAAGAATGTTTACATAGATACTTAGCAGATGAATCTATATGCGTAGGACCTAATAATATAAGTAAAAGCTATAATAACATTGATAATATAATTTATTTAGCTCTTAAACTAGAATGTGATGCTATACATCCAGGTTTTGGATTCTTATCTGAGAATATTGAGTTTGCACAAAAGTGTGAAGAAAACAATATCATTTTAATTGGACCTAAAAAAGAACAAATGGCTATAATGGGTGATAAATCACAAGCTCGTGAAACAATGATGAAATTAAATATTCCAGTTGTTCCTGGTTCAGAAGGTATTTTAGAAAGCAAAGAACAAGCTTTAATTCTTGCTAATAAAATTGGATACCCTGTAATTATAAAAGCATCAAATGGTGGTGGGGGAAAAGGTATGAGAATAGTTACTTGTGACAAAGAACTTTTCTCTAACTTTGACATGGCAAGTTCAGAGGCTTTATCTGCATTTGGTAGTAGTGCTTTATATATGGAAAAATTTATAGAAAATCCTAGACATATAGAAGTTCAAGTATTCGGTGATAACTTCTCAAATGCTATTCACC
Above is a genomic segment from Romboutsia lituseburensis containing:
- the accB gene encoding acetyl-CoA carboxylase biotin carboxyl carrier protein, with protein sequence MKINEIKELLNVIDKTNLEFVKIESSDLKLEVSKSSNRIVNNDLRDSKHDLSENANCEEVVSDICEEAIEETIEDNINIHVVSAPLMGTFYSSPNPDEGNFVKVGDIIKAGDTLCILEAMKLMNEINSNVSGEVIEILVENEELVEYGQPMFKIKAL